AATTCTATTTGGCAACCAAAACAGATAATTTTTGgataaaaggaaaaacaaaaataaaattaaataaaagaaaaaccaGAAAAAACCCACCTCTTTCTACCTTCAAATTCCAGCAAGTTTTCTCCAAATGAATCTGCAGGACCACAGCAACTCTTCTCAATCTCCTTCAGATTTTCCATTTCCTCCATTTCCTTAGCACCCAAACACTCCTTTCCCACTTCAGAATTGACACAAACATTAGGGTTAGGGTTTAGCAAATTGGGATTTTTCGAAACACCATTTTTCTGTCTTCTCCCCTCAATAACTGTAAAGGGTTTGACTAGCCTTCTACTCCGAAGCTCTAGGTATGACCCACCATCACCGCCGTTAAGAGCTAAAGCTTTAGCCCTTGTAAGAACACCAAGAGGTGATGCTTTTTTTGACTTCCTTATGTACTTACCCATTTGTCAGAAACTCACAAACAATCAAATCTTGCACTTCTTTTTCTGCTTTCTTCTGCTGTTAAGCTCCTTTCATGGAGGTTCTtgcagaagaaaaaaaaaaccaaaacagGGAAATtcaagagagagagaaagggtaatcagttgttggttagagaaaggGGTATGCAGTTGTTTGTTAGAAATGAGGGAAAAAATTGGGGGAGAGATGAATATATAGTAGTGACCTTTTTAGAACAGGGGAAGAAGGGGGAAAAACAGGGGAGATGGGGACTTTTATGTgtacttttttttctctttattatcTCATGACATGTTGAATTTATCACCTTATATTTTTGTATTCAATTTTttcaataatataattatatttttctactctcatttttttttcttttttatctgATATTCGATATTTCTATTGAAACTAGATTTAATATAAATCTAGTGAGGCCTTTTCTCTTTTGTCGtgaatctcttttatttttaatttcatcTCTCCTAGTACACTCACATATTCATTGCAACATCTTCATCTCAACAACTTTTATCTTGTAAacgtatttttttttgattgacCAATACTCCacttaatataacataatttgtCAACCATCACTTTATAAAACTTATCTTATaactaagaagaaaaaaattaaaaaaatttgagtCAGCCTTaatgatagaaaataaaattttagatcaTAGTAATAATAAGAAAACATATATGAATTTTTTCATACTCATAGTCATTTGGTCAAAAAGATTTGAGGTTcaatttttagttttaatttaaaattagcGTTTGTTTATTAATTTTGCATTTTATCATCAATTTCAAattccattttttaaaaaagtaaaattcctaatttcaaattataatttgaatttgaattttttaaagcaTAAATCCTATGtaagtttatatttttgtaaaaacaataatatcattttaatttttataaaaataaaaaaataaaatcatactcTATACAAATAAATTGTTCATTTGCAATAACTCGTGAGAAGATATGAGTTGTATCCGACATTTAAAGACTCGCAAAACAGTGGAACATTGGATTCCTTTTTTCATTGGCCACGTGGAAATgcattttctatttttatttacttatttttaaaaaatacattttttcatTTCCACACGCAACTCTACGGCGTATCCACGCGCCTCTTCCTTACGTAAGAAGCAATAATATGCATTTCACACACCCCAAAGTTCTTTATATGTTTATTTCACTTCCCCTTCTTCCTATTTATATATGGTAGAAAAAAGGaagttaattaaaattaatgttcAAGTAGTATGGTAGCATGAGTTTTTGTCCTTTTGGTTTCATCTTTAAATTACTTATCTTTTTggattttttgcaaaaaaaaaaagttatccTTTGGGCTCCGGATCggactctctctctctctatttatatatatatatttgccaATATTTAGGATTTTTATGTCATTCATCAGtttgttttgatatatttttcaatGAATAATGTTCAACTGACCATTCTTTAGCAACACTCTTGTTTGTTTTACTTCATTGAATGCAGCAGTAGATTCAACCACGAATTTGATACAATATACTTAGAGTTAGGGGTGATTTCAAgggaatatatatataggtgttatttccatatgaattttaggattaaattcaatatttcacGTTTggttgaaaatattaattaaaatcagtattattttcatatcaaaattttGGTATAACTTATTTTGCAAGAGATTGAATCATCATATGCTTAAACAAATGCAAAAAGACAATGTCATTTGTTAATTTGGAATGTTGGAGTAAAAGGAGATCAGCACTATAATTTGTTAATTAAGAgcattaagagcccgtttggatggacaACTTTATAAGCCCCTTTTAGCTTATTGTGGTGTTTGACTATCAATTTAAAATACTAAATTTAAGctataaagtttttaaagtcgtccaaaaatgaaaagttggaaattctaacttttttttggagggcttaaagccattttcattgaccatgaaaataacttttatatcccttatattttattttaatttccaaaGTATCCTCTCAGCTAAAGCCCTGCATatcttcatttttttgttttgcaCTTCTATTATTTGATACTCTAATTAACTTTTCCTAATGTTGCTGAGTTTTTAAGCAGTTTTAGGGAGAGATAGATAGCAAGATGAAGACGGTGAAGGTGAATTTGAAGATGACGAAGTCTGACTTCGTTTAAGAGCTTTCATTTACAAACAAATTACTATAATCTTTGAACAAACTTCAATGAGTGAGAAAAACGTAAAAACTGTGATAACGCAATTTCCTTTTAGCTTTGAAAAATTCAGTcgattattttttgaattttttaactaGATAACGGCGGCGGGCAAATGCGATTCCGGCCAAGGCCATGAAAGCAAAAAGTACTAATTCGGCATTTGAAAGGTGGTGGTTCAACGAGAAACCACcgctgttgttgctgctgcttcCGCCGTCGATTGAATCAACTTTATTATGGTGTTAACAACTTTAAGGGTATTTCAgtcattttaatagaaaataagTGTTTAACAGCACTTATTTGTCAAACGGGCTCTAAAAGTTGGACTATTGAAACAACAATGTATCATGTATGGGGTAAAAATCGCGCTTGACAAATGGACGAACCAAACTATGACACATGACTGAATCGAAATCAAAGAGGCGTTGGTTctattgcctcgatagtcagcCTCGAGTCTAGTGCTAGCCGGCTCCTAATTAGACTCAAGCCCAACACCAGAGTTAACACCAGAGTTCAGACACTTGCTAGTTGCTACTAAATAGTTTTTTTAGAACTAGCATGTAATCACTCCACACTTGGGcatataattgactttttggcCTGTAAAAGAGTCCTCGCATAAGAAGCAAGGGCATGTTACTTCACTTCTCGTTAACCTCTCTTTACAAATTCTATTGTTAGctaaaataacattttttttccggtaaacaaataacaacaataaattaATGTAATCCAATAAATTAgactattaaaatttaaaaagaattgcATAAAAGTAATCTTCATCTTCCAAAAGAATTTTCCTTTGAACAGTTAATTTATTTGAAAGTTGGTGAAACGACCAAAAATTGTTTCATGATTCCATCTAATTTGAAAGTTGGTGAAACAACCAAAATTTGTTTCATGATTCCAACTAATTAGATATATGTGTTCCTTAACAAATCAACAAGCAGAATGTTTGGCTGTCAACTTCATATTGGTATTCTTTATTGATTGGTGTATAAGATTTACGTAACTTAGCTTCTACTCCCTCACTTTCAATTTAATGATTGATACATAAGAATTATCTAACACACTGTGAGTAGACCGATTATGTTGTATGAATCGGAGTGTTATCCAATTAAAAACTCTtttattcaaaagatgaaagttgtggAGATATTTATGAGGATGTTGAGGCGGAGATGTGAGCATTATACGCTGATGAAGATATTCGAGATAAGGTGTGAGCGACCTCTGTGATGAACAAGCTCACAAGGGAAGCAAGGCTAAGGTGGTTTGGGTATGTGAAAAGGAGAAGTGTAGATGTCTTAgtaaggaggtgtgagaggttaacAATGGTGGGCGTTAAGAAAGGTAGAGGCAGACCAAAAAAGTATCGAGTgaaggtgattagataggacagaTATAGCTTGAGTTtattgaggacatgaccttaggtATTAGAATTTGAAGGACGCGAATTAGAATAGAATGCTAGTTGGTAGTTAAACGTTCTCTCGCTTTCCTGCTAAATAGGTTTGGTGATCGTACTTGTATCTATTTCTTATCCGTAGTATTATGACTATTCTCACATGATATATGTTTGTTTGTATTTTGGTTATCGCCTAAAAACATgatcaatatataaataaaatatagctAATTACCATTATTACTCTAAAATTTAGATTCCAAATATTAAAATCTTAGAACTAAATAGGAAAATCTAATTAATTAGAGGTCAAAAAATTGCCGCGAATATCTTAAAAGGAATATTCCCCATTTCAAAGAATTCCCGCCAACACCAGACAAAAGTTTTTCCCTCCACGCGCCGGCATTCGTGTTCGCGTTGGTTTCACGCACCTACGGTGTCACCTCAGTTTTTCTGAACACGCTCCAATAATGGGAGAATCTCGTGCTTTGTGCCTTTCCTAAATATTAGTGAAATTCTTTTTGGATCCCTATATATTTCGCACTACCAATTTTACATACCCTACATTTTCAAATTACTACTTTCACTCCCTCTTTATTGTTTTTTGGTagtggtaaaaaaaaaattacccaTCGTTCTACTTTGGAAACATTGATATTCTTATCGTTAGCAAATCATCTTGTGTTTGCCTTGATTTTAGTGGAGTTACAGTGTTGGTTGAAAAGTTTTGAACTTGATTCGAATCTTAACTTGAtgcatttcacatgtccaatatatttcaaatatatctGAATTTATCACTATTTCAATCTTATATCAACGTTTTATAATAGTCACTTATTAATTAGAAGCAAGCATGGCGATGATAAACCGCTATTAGCGACTAGCGCCCtgtctaatatttttttttaaaatcacgGTATTGTGATATGAAATCACCATGTCTTGATTTAGATAGGGTTCAAAGTTCTCGAGTCCATGATGGAGCTCCaataaaataaagaacaaatacaaAACAATATATAATTAGCAAGAGGGGTAAATTAAGATATACTTAATAGTTGGTAGAATAGATGGGTAACTTTGACCTTTGTCATATTCTcccatcaacaacaatatattcGTATATTTTCTGAGGTTTGTGAGGATGAATATATGCAGACTTTAATTCTATCTTCGTAGATAGAGAGATGATATTCAATATATCATCAGCTCAAGAAAACAAGTTGAAAGATAAACTTTGCCATATTTTCCCTCCTCCTCACTAAACTAAATTTCACATGATGTGGGTGGGGGGTGGGGTATTTTTCTACTTGTACACAATATAAAAAGTGGGTGGCACTAAACACAAAGCATGAGTGATTGATTACTAGATTAATTATGATAACATCTTAGGAAGTCACAAGTAATGAAGGCCGTACTAAAAAAGTGACCCACCACTCGTGTGATAAAGCAAATAGGTTTTGGTAATATTTAGGTAATTAGGACAATCACACTATTCTCAAAGCCTCCACACACTTGCTGCCTTGCTACTTTATTCATCTCATTAATAATTTCACTAA
This DNA window, taken from Solanum dulcamara chromosome 3, daSolDulc1.2, whole genome shotgun sequence, encodes the following:
- the LOC129883254 gene encoding cyclin-dependent kinase inhibitor 4, with the translated sequence MGKYIRKSKKASPLGVLTRAKALALNGGDGGSYLELRSRRLVKPFTVIEGRRQKNGVSKNPNLLNPNPNVCVNSEVGKECLGAKEMEEMENLKEIEKSCCGPADSFGENLLEFEGRKRTTRESTPCSLIRDSDSIPTPGSSTRRTNPNEANSRVPNSVQATIPTDREMDEFFARAEAEQQRKFIEKYNFDPVNDKPLPGRYKWVKVDH